The nucleotide window AGATTTACCTGGCTTTACACGAAGTGTTTACAGATGGGACCATGCTCTTATAACACCAGAAAGCCATGTATTCAGCCCTCTGCCAGATTGGTACATTACTTTGCTTCTCTGTGAACTTTTTGGctgataaaaattatattgaaattctCTCCTATAACTTTGTAACTCATTTTGTAGGGTTAACACATTGGGGGCATACTTGATCACTCCAGCAATGGGGGCACATTTTTCTATGTATTTGGCAAAGATGCAAGGTACCAATCCAAATATCTGGCATCTCGTCTAGCTTTTTTGAGAAATTATTACATCGATATCTCATTGTCATATTTGTCTTTTTTGTGCTGCATGGTGCTTGAACATACCGTGGAGTTTTGAAATCTTAAACTTCTTGCTATGCATTTCTTGTTAGTCTAAATGGAAACTTAAAAAATCATACTGTctggaaaaaaaggaaaataaatcaTACTGTCTACTGTGGTAGTTTCTAATTTGAGAAGTTAATGTGACAGGGCATTATTAGGTAAAAAGGTGGTTTTAAGCTCATTGCAGTAACCTATGTCTTTTCTTTGTCATGATAAACCAACATATGCAAAATATAATTACGAGGAAAGATTTAATCTTCTACCTTTTAGTTTGTGAAAATGGTGTGAAAATAAAGATGAAATTGGTAAAGTAAACCAAGGATTACTGATGCTTGGTCATGTGGTAATGTTTCGTCTGCTTGTTATTAGCTGTGCGTTGGCATATTCTTCATTTTCTTGATGCTGTTGTACTTGCTATTTTTGGTTGATGGATCATATCAATCTCTGATTGTCGCTGTTATTCAATGCAGAAAATTCCAGATCAGGACTACCCCCAAAAGATGTTGAAAGGTTCCATTTACTGGTTGATGCTTGCTTTTGTTGAAGACCTAATTACAACAGCCTATAATTAATTGCTAGCATTAGTACAATATAATGTCTGCTTCAtactattttttatataattagcaTCAGTATTTTCAAAATGCTAATAGATGTGATAGATATTGCTGACATAAAGACATAGAAGtgatagaaaagaaaaaactCTTGAGGACTTGAGTGCTGAGTCAATTTACATAACTTTATCTACGCAAGTAGAGGTTTTAAGTCAAGACTTGAATCCTAGTGCCCAGATTACTGTTTTGTAATCGTTAAACACTTCTAAGATATCTTGGAGTTTGACTTTGTTTACTCGGTCACGCATAGACTTGACATCAGTTTAGTGCtacctttttttttcattcttggCTTTAGCACATAGTTTCTGAGAGTTGTACTGAGAAATTAGTTTCCAAGAATTGTCTGGGTACAGAATGGTCTTTGATCTCAAGGTATATGTTAGTAGCTTAGTACACAGGATAAATAATATACAGTGTAAGAAGGAATTGTTAACAATATAATTCTAGGTGTATTCACGGGATGTGGGTACGGTTTATAACAAAATAAATTTAGAGAAAATTCGGTTGCCAAAGTACAAAGAATTGTAAGTGAAGTTAAATTACAAGGTGGGGTTTGAGCTTCCAAATTACAAACTAATCTAAAATTTTGAACTTCTTTCTCAGCAGGGGTTCTTTGATGTGCTTGGAGGTAATTGGGattttcaaacttatgattaAGCATTAGCATCCTTCAGCGTCTCATTTTTATACTTCTTTAGGTTTTTTTGTTCTGTTTAACTTAGAAGTAATCTTCAATACCATTGAaaattttgtatttactatttatttacttttctgaTGATTCATCCAGGTTTGTCTTTGTGGTTGATGGTGGTGTCACATTTTCAAATGGTTCGATAATTGATCATAAGTTGCCTGTAAGAGattctatttaatttttatttgttattctgGCTCATTAATAGATAGTTACTGTTAGTTTTTTATGTTGATGGTTCTGGAAACCTGATTGATTATCCAGCACATGCACAAATACCTTCGAGACAGTAGAGATACTTGTCTTGATTTTTTTGctacttaaatatattttttgggcTAGCTTTTTGCTACATATTGTGCATCTGATCAGGGATTCTTGTGCAAATTTACACAGCTTAAGACTAATGAATCTCATGAGTGTGCATGCAAAATTACTCCTAGGTGTGAGTCTAGGTGTGACCCTGTTGCTTCTGTAGACAACAAGCAAGGCGATCATCTACAATTTTTTTCCTATGATAACATTAGGTTCAAGGAGGTGTCTTGTTCCTTCATTAAATTCTACATGGAGTCAGTTAATTATGAATCTCATgagaaattttttaattaatttgtttGTGTCAttatatcttccttttcttttagaATGTTGATACCAAATCTCAATCATAAACATGTGAGCAATCGAACACTAATTTAGGCATGAGCCTTAGTTGGTAAAAGCAATTATATACCCTGTCAAACCTACTTATGTTGGTTCTGTTCCCAACTTGGTAGATGCCTCTTGGTCTATTTTTATAAGTCTAAATATTTTTGCCAAATCATAAAAGGGTGGATAATAAAAACAAACCTTCCACTTGTGGGTCAAGGCTGCTAATATTTATCCTTTTAGACCCAACAATGAATGAAGCATTGAGCACCATTAAGTTGCAATCATGTTGTAAGCATGTTGTAGCAGGGAAGTTATATTTCTAAATACATTGTATTTATTATGCTGTCTTCATTTTGAATTTTGTTGTGAAATGGGTTAAGTATATCTTTTCTGCCCTATTATAACCTGAAGATCTTGCTTGAATGTAGGTCGATTCATATGCCTATCTGCCTCCGAATGTAGAACATCTGTTAAAGTGTGACACAACAGCTACAATTCTTATTTTCGAGCGTAGGTTGTTTATCTGAATttcatatgctttttttttttcataatgttcctgtatcatatttgatgagtATTCAGTTCTCGTCTTCTTTAATTTAATCATATACATTAATGTGAAATATTCTTTACTTGATTCTCATCTTCTTTAGTTTAGTCATACACAAACATGATATACTCTGTAGCTTTCACTCGTCAGTATATTTGTAGCTTCCACTCATCAGTCATCTTATTTGCGCCAACTTGTCTCTTCTAGGTATATTAGCCTAGAAAACCATTGTCCTGAACAAATTATTGGTTCAACTGAGAAGCAACCACTTCTTGAAACTCCAGGGGAGGTAAAATTTGAAATTTATGACATCTGCCACATAGActtataatttttgtattttaattTGTCTTAGATTTTCTCTTTACCTGTTTATGACTAGGTGTTTGAACTAAGGAAACTGCTGCCAACTTCTGCCCCTTATGATTTCAATATTCACGTAAGTTACTACAAACAGTAGCTGTATCTATTCTTACACTATTGACTATCCTACCTGAAAGTATAAATGCTGTCTTTTTTTCGCTTTAATATATCTTACAGATAGTCAATTGTTGATTCAGAATTGTTTGATCATAAGGTTTAAAAAAATTGGGATTATAATGATACTTACTGAGTTTTGTGAACCATTTTAAATAACATTTGAATTCTTTTTTATCATATTTCTTGCTGCCTTCTCTTCTGATGATATTGGAAATGTAAAATTGTTCTGATGTCATTATTATAAAAACTACATACAGAgataaattttatgaattttttggtcACTACAGGGGCTCATTGAATGCTGTGCATTCTTCATTTGCCATTTGGCagtcataattgtcaagattatacaTGCTGGCATTTGACAGAATAGTAAttcttcaaagttcagtatttgagTTTGTGTTCCTGTCCTCATATCTATAGGATCAGTCAAAGGTTGCTCATAATGGCAAATCTATGTCTTTGTCCTGAGCCTTCTATGTCTTCTAATTGCAGATTATGGATTTCCAACCTGGAGAATATCTTAATGTCAAGGTTTGTGTAACTTCCTTTCTAGCTATGTCTGCAACTAAGACTTCAGGGGCAAGTGTATTCAGAAAGGAGTTTTCTGGTCATTTACTTTGACATGGGCTACAACTTGAGTGATTTTGCTTTGCTTGTCGTAATAGGAAGTTCACTACAATCAGCACGGTTTGCTACTACTAGAGGGACAAGGAATATATCGCCTGGGTGACAGCTGGTAAGGCTATAAATAGGAAAGCCAGGGTTCTTTTATTTAGATTTGATgcattatacatatacataaatgagTGCTCTCATCTAAAGATGGCTATTCTTGTTTGTCTTGTGCTGCTTTTGATGCATGAAGATAGATTCTTCTCATGTTCTATCATATGCTCTTTTAAAACAGGTACCCGGTTCAAGCAGGCGACGTCATTTGGATGGCACCGTTTGTACCTCAGTGGTAAGCTTCGAATGAATGATGAACGATGCTTTCAAACAAGGTCTAGTTTTTATCAGCTTCACAAACTCCTGTCCTCTCTGTATCTTCAGGTATGCAGCACTCGGAAAGACCCCATCAAGATACCTGCTCTACAAGGATGTCAACAGGAATCCGCTGTAGAACTAATTGATACATGCAAATGCTGAATAGCCCAGTTTTTGAACCAAATTCCTGTGTTTGTAACAGCAAACTATGATCTGAACCCTGTTGTGCAAATTAAGGAAATGGAACATTGTTTGAAAGCACTTTGTGCTTTTTGCTTGTCATTCCACAAGTTTAGAGGAGACTTTTGTGCTTTTTGCTTTTCTATTCCCATGGATGAGATGACACTCCATTTTTAAATGAATTGGAAGTTCAGCAGTGGCATGCCTATGGAAACTTTTGGATACTTATCACTCGTGATATTTGTCACTCTTGGGTTTGGTTAATCAGTTCGGATCGAATCAAACCAATTTTAAGATATATCAGCATGATCAAGTTTACTAAAGCCTTTAATCGATTTAAACTGATCAATGAAACCATTCATAAGGTTCAATTTGATCCgattttaatatcataattttacaaataatataaatttaatttgataaatcttATCGTGTCGATCTAATTTGACTAagattttgatttgatttaactTATTTGAATCGATTGGCTAAATCAAAGCAGTTCATttgaaagatatatatttttttaattatttaaaattataaattgattaatAAAACTGAATTAATCAATTTTAAACTAGTTCGATTAGGTAAGTCCAAATTGGTTTGGACAGATATCTTACTTAGATCGAATCGAAAATCCAGTTTTGTAAGTCGAACCAGTTTGAATACCCTCAGCAAACAACATCACATTATTGGCTGTCATTATCATGCTTTTAAGGTGAACATCTTTAAatcgacaacaacaacaacacagcATAACAGATTCAGACTCACTCCAAGAATAATAGACACAATCCACAAACACGTACAAATCTGTGCAACTCAGTCACAATGCTTGCAAGACTCACAAGTCAAATGGATTCTAGGAAATCCCCACTGCTTTCGACTTCGATCTCATCGTCGGGATCGACTTCATCAACTTCCACCAACTCCGAAACTAGATTGTTGGCCACTTTGGGGTGTTCTGCCGGCTTCTTTGCCTCTTCAATGATGCGCATGATGTCTTCGACGCTCTGGGAGGGCTGATCATTGTTGCCTTCGAAGTTTGTCTTCTCACCATTTATGATTTCTTTGGGAAGGTTCTTTAGAAACCAAGGATACTGTTTTATCTCCGGAATTGTAATCCTCTACAAGAAGATGAAGGCTTAGTACTGCTGCAGTGCTAATTGGATGCTATGGAACATGAAGAATGTCACACCTTCAATGGGTTGGCGACGAAAATTTGTGATAGAAGTTGCCGGCACTCTGAAGATATACGAATATAATCGGGGACGGAGTACTGAACATTTAGTATTCTCTGTTCCACATGCATTGTTAATCCTAAAGGACTCCTGGGAAGGCAActcaagaaagagaaaaaggtaaaTTCTCAAGAAAACTTACACTTATAGTCTTCCGGAAGTTTCTGGGATCTTCAGGATCCTCAAATGGGTATGAGCCAACCAACATCACGTACAATGTGACACCACAAGACCAAACATCTGCAATCTGGATTCGAGGAATATCACATCATTTAATGTGAAATATAATTAACCACTAAAACTCTCTAAGACTCGAACACTAGAAAAAGGATGTTTAGGCATTTTGCAATTCATAATCACAAGTGACACAATCATCATTGGTAGGTAGATCGAAGCAATTCCGAGCATAAAACATAACCGA belongs to Musa acuminata AAA Group cultivar baxijiao chromosome BXJ3-5, Cavendish_Baxijiao_AAA, whole genome shotgun sequence and includes:
- the LOC135637853 gene encoding (S)-ureidoglycine aminohydrolase-like isoform X1 is translated as MDSGSNPIKAFHYPTAVGTAEAERTTADEDSTIKIDLVIRSNLTHFAVLGAVGQEGFCSVPPSVVAESRSKPLYWKVTNPTLSPANLQDLPGFTRSVYRWDHALITPESHVFSPLPDWVNTLGAYLITPAMGAHFSMYLAKMQENSRSGLPPKDVERFVFVVDGGVTFSNGSIIDHKLPVDSYAYLPPNVEHLLKCDTTATILIFERRYISLENHCPEQIIGSTEKQPLLETPGEVFELRKLLPTSAPYDFNIHIMDFQPGEYLNVKEVHYNQHGLLLLEGQGIYRLGDSWYPVQAGDVIWMAPFVPQWYAALGKTPSRYLLYKDVNRNPL
- the LOC135637853 gene encoding (S)-ureidoglycine aminohydrolase-like isoform X2 is translated as MHNSLSISFHAPHTLLLLLVLLPWVLGAVGQEGFCSVPPSVVAESRSKPLYWKVTNPTLSPANLQDLPGFTRSVYRWDHALITPESHVFSPLPDWVNTLGAYLITPAMGAHFSMYLAKMQENSRSGLPPKDVERFVFVVDGGVTFSNGSIIDHKLPVDSYAYLPPNVEHLLKCDTTATILIFERRYISLENHCPEQIIGSTEKQPLLETPGEVFELRKLLPTSAPYDFNIHIMDFQPGEYLNVKEVHYNQHGLLLLEGQGIYRLGDSWYPVQAGDVIWMAPFVPQWYAALGKTPSRYLLYKDVNRNPL